A genome region from Methanobacterium subterraneum includes the following:
- a CDS encoding response regulator, whose product MVEHGVKAKLLVVDNEQDQLVAMVHVLRSAGYEVLEASSGTEALDHVRENHPDLIILDKLLPDKDGLELGKEIKSEEKLQDTLVILLSHLKISPENRSKWLEEGLDGCLTKPISKGELLAIVESMLRLKESESKYKSIFENTGTATIIVGEDKTISLANSEFEQLSGYTKREIEGRRKWTEFVPEKYLNKLTQYHDLRRNNPYLAPRNYEIKFKDKNNNLKDIFITVGMISFSDKSVVSLLDISERKKMEKALSRELKINSDLAILSSKLLESAPIEDISDLVLKYAQIFTRSEFGFVGYIDPENGFLISPTMTRNIWTECHVKDKSVIFEKFGGLWGWVLNNKQPILTNQPNDDPRSTGTPTGHIAIETFLAVPAIVNEDLVGLISLANSDEYDENDLEIVKRLSDLYAIAITRKHSDDALRKNEEKYRNIVEKFLKLHNEILIEIIRKDEL is encoded by the coding sequence ATGGTAGAACATGGTGTGAAAGCCAAATTACTGGTGGTTGATAATGAACAGGACCAGTTAGTTGCTATGGTACATGTACTAAGATCTGCAGGTTATGAAGTTTTAGAAGCTTCCAGCGGAACTGAAGCACTTGATCATGTAAGGGAAAACCACCCTGATCTGATTATCCTAGACAAGTTACTTCCGGATAAAGACGGGTTAGAATTAGGTAAGGAAATAAAATCTGAGGAAAAACTACAGGATACTCTGGTGATTTTATTATCCCATTTGAAAATCTCTCCTGAAAACAGATCCAAATGGCTTGAAGAAGGATTAGATGGATGTTTAACCAAACCCATCTCGAAAGGAGAGCTTTTAGCAATTGTTGAATCAATGCTTCGGCTTAAAGAATCAGAATCAAAGTATAAGTCCATATTTGAAAACACCGGCACTGCAACCATAATTGTAGGGGAGGATAAAACAATATCCCTAGCCAACAGTGAATTTGAACAACTTTCTGGCTACACGAAAAGGGAGATAGAGGGAAGGAGAAAGTGGACAGAATTTGTTCCTGAAAAGTACTTGAATAAATTAACGCAATATCATGATCTGAGAAGGAATAATCCATATTTAGCTCCAAGAAATTATGAAATTAAATTTAAAGACAAAAACAATAATCTGAAGGATATCTTCATCACTGTGGGTATGATTTCTTTTTCTGATAAAAGCGTTGTGTCACTACTGGATATATCTGAACGTAAAAAGATGGAAAAAGCATTATCCCGGGAGTTAAAAATTAATTCAGATTTGGCAATACTATCCAGTAAACTTCTGGAATCAGCTCCTATTGAAGATATCTCAGATCTGGTCTTAAAATATGCTCAGATTTTCACCAGGAGTGAATTTGGCTTTGTAGGTTACATTGACCCTGAAAACGGTTTTCTCATTTCTCCAACCATGACTCGCAATATCTGGACTGAATGCCATGTTAAGGATAAGAGTGTGATTTTTGAGAAATTTGGTGGATTGTGGGGTTGGGTGTTAAATAACAAGCAACCTATTCTCACCAATCAGCCCAATGATGATCCCCGATCCACAGGAACTCCAACTGGACATATTGCCATTGAAACATTTTTAGCAGTTCCGGCAATTGTTAACGAGGATTTAGTGGGTTTAATTTCACTAGCAAATTCAGATGAATATGATGAAAATGATCTGGAAATTGTAAAACGTTTATCAGATCTATACGCCATAGCAATCACCAGGAAACATTCCGACGATGCATTGAGAAAAAATGAGGAAAAATATCGCAACATAGTTGAAAAATTCCTTAAGTTGCACAATGAAATACTAATTGAAATCATCCGAAAAGATGAATTGTAG
- a CDS encoding TatD family hydrolase yields the protein MDNIPSTDNHIHVDPINGEGPLEVALKFHRSGGTAMIIPNKPTWTVSPQCSFDEVMELVMEYVDEINRETGVKAFAVVGAHPAELSRRVKAGMELTMAEELMRGALETAQNMVMEQKAVGIGEIGRPHYPVSPEEMEAHNRLMIYAMELAREADCPVQLHTESSTEEQFREFAKMASKAGLKKKKVIKHFSGPLVLPDENHGITPSLIASGEVMREALRKGKNFLMETDYLDDRTRPGAVMGPRTVPRRTRKLINSGLLTEEDAYQIHVERVEKLYSVDLDL from the coding sequence ATGGACAACATACCATCCACCGATAACCATATACACGTAGACCCTATTAATGGTGAAGGGCCATTGGAAGTGGCTTTGAAGTTCCACAGGTCAGGTGGAACTGCCATGATCATCCCCAACAAGCCTACCTGGACAGTGAGTCCTCAGTGTAGTTTTGATGAGGTAATGGAACTGGTTATGGAATACGTGGATGAAATAAATCGTGAAACTGGGGTTAAGGCATTTGCAGTGGTGGGAGCGCATCCTGCCGAACTCAGCCGACGTGTAAAAGCGGGAATGGAATTAACCATGGCTGAAGAGCTCATGAGAGGGGCTCTGGAAACAGCACAGAACATGGTGATGGAACAAAAAGCAGTGGGAATTGGTGAAATAGGCCGACCACACTATCCAGTCTCCCCTGAGGAGATGGAAGCACATAACCGACTTATGATCTATGCCATGGAACTGGCCCGGGAGGCAGACTGCCCGGTGCAACTGCACACTGAAAGTTCAACCGAAGAACAGTTCCGGGAATTTGCAAAAATGGCCAGTAAAGCAGGTTTAAAGAAAAAAAAAGTTATTAAACATTTCTCAGGACCACTGGTTCTTCCAGATGAAAACCACGGGATCACTCCTTCCCTCATTGCTAGCGGAGAGGTTATGAGGGAAGCTCTAAGGAAGGGTAAAAATTTCCTCATGGAAACTGATTATCTTGACGACCGCACAAGGCCAGGGGCGGTTATGGGGCCCCGAACAGTTCCCCGACGTACTCGGAAGCTAATAAATTCTGGTCTACTCACTGAAGAAGACGCCTACCAGATACATGTGGAACGGGTGGAGAAACTTTACAGTGTGGATTTGGATTTATAA
- a CDS encoding shikimate dehydrogenase, with the protein MITGKTGLVGIMGDPVEHSLSPTMHNAAFELLKLDYVYVPFHVKRGNLSPAMEGARNMGIKGLNLTIPHKIEVIKYLDELEGVAELIGAVNTVKFTENHVVGYNTDGFGAVKAIEEKKPIKGKKIIILGAGGAARAISFQLILNGVGEVLIANRTQEKACNLKDELTETSNTSVDCLELGDELSLELEDADVLINTTPVGMYPHHNDEPVVKADRMHADLLVNDIVYNPLETGLLREASKAGAQVVHGTKMLIYQGVEAFRIWTGVTPPVEVFETVLMRELGY; encoded by the coding sequence TTGATAACTGGAAAAACTGGCCTGGTAGGAATAATGGGGGATCCTGTAGAACACAGCTTATCTCCCACCATGCACAACGCCGCATTTGAGCTTCTTAAACTGGACTATGTTTATGTTCCTTTCCATGTTAAACGAGGAAACCTTTCACCAGCAATGGAGGGTGCTAGGAACATGGGGATTAAGGGTCTTAACTTGACCATACCTCATAAAATTGAAGTTATTAAATACCTTGACGAACTGGAGGGTGTGGCAGAGCTTATAGGTGCTGTTAACACAGTTAAATTCACTGAAAACCATGTTGTTGGTTATAATACTGATGGATTTGGTGCGGTCAAGGCCATTGAAGAAAAAAAACCAATCAAAGGTAAAAAAATAATTATATTGGGAGCAGGTGGCGCAGCCAGAGCAATATCATTCCAATTAATCCTAAATGGGGTGGGTGAAGTTTTAATAGCCAACCGAACTCAAGAAAAAGCCTGTAACTTAAAAGATGAATTGACTGAAACATCCAATACTTCTGTGGATTGTCTGGAATTGGGTGATGAACTCTCTCTTGAACTTGAAGATGCAGATGTGCTTATTAACACCACACCTGTGGGGATGTATCCTCACCATAATGATGAGCCGGTGGTAAAAGCGGATAGAATGCATGCTGATCTGCTGGTTAATGATATTGTCTACAATCCCCTTGAAACCGGTCTCCTCCGAGAAGCAAGTAAGGCGGGTGCTCAGGTAGTTCATGGTACCAAAATGCTGATCTACCAGGGAGTGGAGGCATTCCGCATCTGGACGGGGGTAACACCACCAGTTGAAGTATTTGAAACAGTATTGATGCGGGAACTTGGTTACTAA
- a CDS encoding DUF7065 domain-containing protein translates to MDLDLEILKKHEEWNESYYFNFHDKNNDLTAFMRIGNKVNKNEKSMFFFLMTPHVVAGIKMETPCNDKPLNIAGLDYEEIGSGKWRLRYDGSIFDPRAAVPTEFKVKMDIAWEALNPVMDYVDCVDEKQTEMSSNVASEHYEQFGKALGKIEIDGEVFEIAAMGERDLSRGVRDWGSPKMWMWINSEFSHEEAFNITKLSVEGGDIDAGYFFKDSVNEPLVKSDIDLEFNNGIPSTFKMILFDKKSSKYSVRGEVIRFGMIPVDEKMILIETLSKYMWEGKEGYGIAEFLVPKP, encoded by the coding sequence ATGGATCTTGATTTAGAAATTCTAAAAAAACATGAAGAATGGAATGAGAGCTATTATTTTAATTTTCATGATAAGAATAATGATTTAACCGCCTTCATGCGAATAGGGAACAAGGTCAATAAGAATGAAAAGTCAATGTTCTTCTTTTTAATGACACCTCATGTGGTGGCCGGGATTAAAATGGAAACTCCCTGTAATGATAAACCATTAAATATTGCTGGTTTGGATTATGAGGAAATTGGATCCGGGAAATGGAGGCTTAGATATGATGGTTCAATTTTTGATCCGCGGGCTGCAGTTCCTACCGAGTTTAAAGTAAAAATGGATATTGCCTGGGAAGCTTTAAACCCAGTTATGGATTACGTTGATTGTGTTGATGAAAAACAGACTGAAATGTCATCAAATGTGGCATCAGAACATTATGAACAATTTGGGAAAGCCCTTGGGAAAATTGAAATAGATGGTGAGGTATTTGAAATTGCAGCCATGGGTGAAAGGGATTTGAGCCGTGGTGTGAGGGATTGGGGATCTCCCAAGATGTGGATGTGGATTAACTCCGAGTTTTCCCATGAAGAGGCTTTTAATATAACCAAACTTTCCGTTGAGGGGGGAGATATTGATGCAGGATATTTCTTTAAAGATTCCGTGAATGAGCCCCTGGTAAAATCAGATATAGATCTGGAATTTAATAACGGAATTCCTTCCACGTTTAAAATGATCTTATTTGATAAAAAAAGTTCAAAATATTCAGTTAGAGGAGAAGTAATTAGATTTGGGATGATCCCAGTTGATGAAAAGATGATTCTCATTGAAACTCTTTCCAAATACATGTGGGAAGGTAAGGAAGGTTATGGTATAGCTGAATTTTTAGTTCCTAAACCATAA
- a CDS encoding PEP/pyruvate-binding domain-containing protein, with protein MADKGSYVIDLKEKDLSIEKIGGKARNLSKMSFAGFNIPPAFIVSVDAYDSFIKKELEGEISEILDSIDFEMEDSISHGCLSIRNIIKSEELPSDLFLEINNNIMNLPDGYYAVRSSAVAEDLEDASFAGQLDSFLNIKKENILEKIIDCWASYWNDRAVKYRHDSSIGHLDTELTSAGIAVLVQKMVNADISGVTFTANPVNGRNEVVIESTWGLGEAIASGIVTPDIFVLNREGKLIEKNIKTKKKGYFLINGENTLTTIDKADRDESSLNNIILKELLETGIELEEFFGVPQDIEWAIECEDRELNNDRELKNDEKSDNDKTKKPTIYILQSRPVTTLTDDAENDDILWTRAYGDEYWADATTPLFYDVMGKMLTDYVNHEGARIMGYKEITDSKLLKLHKSRVYFNSWVLEKAFSYYPKFARSKELLNYFPLKDQERISEYPSILHKTLLSQILVAIRDPDGMMHRTDKAYREWAHGFMKKCRSFDETDLEALDDVELLSLYNDIETAGIKHYQLIRYGMVSHSIATNLMIKNWLVEWLEDNDGTLYAGLISGLDDNKTVEMNIHFSDLAKTLRETPNLSLKIGSIDGISSLDESEINEIISSDSSFEKEFDQFINDYGHRSNTREIMYPRWGEDKAYVLEVIKLLSSSDLDLRKKELESRDNRSKTGKEVLSRIKKQRWGIFKAKLFGMVLNLAQTYLTFRENQRFYLDHLLFRQRLMLLEMGRRLSLREIIDDRDDVFFLYESELFAFFDINPSSLEKSLKAELNEIELNENTVSGMKGKKLKDKILKRKKEFYRYKSSLPPKFIKNGIEFDDTVTEYNQNAVYGAAASPGTFVGVARVVESIEELSQLEDNEILITSNTDPAWTAVFSKVGGLITETGGILSHGAVISREYRIPAVTAVKGATKIFKTGEMLIVNGNDGVVYKK; from the coding sequence ATGGCGGATAAAGGTAGTTATGTGATAGATCTTAAAGAAAAAGATTTATCCATAGAAAAAATTGGGGGTAAAGCTCGTAATTTGAGTAAGATGTCATTTGCAGGTTTTAACATTCCCCCTGCGTTTATCGTCTCTGTAGATGCCTATGATTCTTTTATTAAAAAAGAATTAGAAGGCGAGATATCCGAAATTCTTGATTCAATTGATTTCGAGATGGAAGATTCCATCTCCCATGGATGTTTATCAATTCGGAACATAATCAAAAGTGAAGAATTACCCTCAGATCTGTTTTTAGAGATTAATAATAATATAATGAATCTCCCTGATGGATACTATGCAGTAAGATCATCGGCAGTAGCTGAAGATCTTGAAGATGCCAGTTTCGCAGGTCAACTGGATAGTTTTTTGAATATAAAAAAGGAGAACATTCTGGAAAAAATCATTGACTGCTGGGCATCCTACTGGAATGATCGTGCCGTTAAATATAGGCATGATTCTTCAATTGGACATCTAGACACCGAACTGACCTCTGCAGGAATAGCAGTACTGGTACAGAAAATGGTGAATGCCGATATTAGCGGCGTGACCTTCACTGCCAATCCGGTAAATGGACGTAATGAAGTGGTTATTGAATCTACATGGGGTCTAGGTGAAGCCATTGCCTCAGGGATAGTTACCCCTGATATTTTTGTTTTAAACCGGGAAGGAAAGTTAATTGAGAAAAATATTAAAACAAAAAAGAAAGGATATTTCCTGATTAACGGTGAAAACACTTTAACCACCATAGATAAAGCAGATAGAGACGAATCAAGTCTTAATAATATAATCCTAAAAGAGTTACTTGAGACTGGAATTGAACTTGAGGAATTTTTTGGTGTTCCCCAGGACATTGAATGGGCCATTGAATGTGAAGATAGGGAGTTAAATAATGATAGGGAGTTAAAGAATGATGAAAAATCTGACAATGATAAAACAAAAAAACCCACTATCTATATTCTTCAATCACGACCAGTAACCACCCTCACCGATGACGCGGAGAATGATGATATATTATGGACCCGGGCCTATGGTGATGAGTACTGGGCAGATGCCACCACCCCCCTTTTTTACGATGTTATGGGTAAAATGCTCACTGATTACGTGAATCATGAAGGTGCTCGGATAATGGGTTATAAGGAAATAACAGACTCTAAACTTCTAAAACTCCATAAATCTAGGGTTTATTTTAATAGTTGGGTTTTGGAAAAAGCTTTTTCATATTATCCTAAGTTTGCCCGGTCCAAAGAGTTATTGAACTATTTTCCTCTGAAAGACCAGGAGAGGATATCAGAGTATCCCTCCATATTGCATAAAACTTTACTTTCACAGATTTTAGTAGCTATCCGTGACCCTGATGGAATGATGCACCGAACTGACAAAGCATACCGAGAATGGGCCCATGGTTTTATGAAGAAATGCAGATCATTCGATGAAACTGATCTGGAAGCACTGGATGATGTGGAACTATTATCGCTGTATAATGATATTGAAACAGCCGGTATTAAGCACTACCAGCTAATAAGGTACGGTATGGTTTCCCATTCCATAGCCACCAATTTGATGATCAAAAACTGGTTGGTGGAATGGTTGGAAGATAATGATGGCACCCTCTATGCTGGTTTGATCTCAGGATTAGATGATAATAAAACCGTGGAAATGAATATCCATTTCTCTGATCTGGCTAAAACTTTGAGAGAAACCCCTAATTTATCACTGAAAATAGGTTCCATTGATGGTATAAGTTCTTTAGACGAATCTGAGATTAATGAGATTATTTCTTCCGATTCCAGTTTTGAAAAAGAGTTTGATCAGTTTATTAATGATTACGGGCACCGATCCAATACTCGTGAAATAATGTATCCTCGATGGGGAGAGGATAAGGCCTACGTTTTAGAAGTTATTAAATTACTATCTTCTTCAGACTTAGATTTAAGAAAAAAAGAATTAGAAAGTCGTGATAATAGATCTAAAACAGGAAAAGAAGTTTTATCTCGAATAAAAAAACAGCGATGGGGAATTTTCAAGGCAAAACTATTTGGAATGGTGCTTAATTTAGCCCAGACCTATTTAACTTTCCGAGAAAATCAGAGATTCTATTTAGATCACCTACTCTTCCGCCAGAGATTGATGTTACTTGAGATGGGAAGGAGATTATCATTGCGGGAAATTATTGATGATAGGGATGATGTTTTCTTCCTTTATGAAAGCGAATTATTTGCTTTTTTTGATATTAACCCTTCATCATTAGAAAAATCATTAAAGGCTGAATTAAATGAAATAGAATTAAATGAAAATACTGTTTCAGGAATGAAGGGCAAAAAACTAAAGGATAAAATTCTGAAAAGGAAAAAAGAGTTTTATAGATATAAATCATCACTCCCCCCGAAATTCATAAAAAACGGGATAGAATTTGATGATACAGTCACTGAATACAACCAAAATGCAGTTTATGGTGCTGCAGCAAGCCCGGGAACATTTGTTGGTGTGGCCAGAGTGGTTGAATCCATTGAAGAATTATCACAACTGGAAGATAATGAGATCCTGATAACCAGTAACACTGACCCTGCCTGGACTGCTGTGTTTTCCAAAGTGGGAGGTCTTATCACAGAAACAGGAGGAATATTATCCCATGGTGCTGTTATTTCCCGTGAATATAGAATACCCGCAGTTACTGCAGTGAAAGGAGCCACTAAAATTTTTAAAACTGGTGAAATGTTAATTGTAAATGGTAATGACGGAGTTGTATACAAGAAATAA
- a CDS encoding sodium/glutamate symporter has product MSPELIAVSFLILGLVLLSGKWIRVISTPLQKLFLPSSIIGGFVALFLGPEVLGNIVTWLGFGNSFLSKGIFPLEVLEVWSVLPGLFINIIFASLFLGKKLPSIQKIWRIAGPQIAHGQTIAWGQYVFGILVTMLILTPFFALDPMTGALIEIGFEGGHGTAAGMAGTFEELGFYGGSDLALGLATIGLIFGVILGIILMNYAVKRGKTEIITNEREISLKEQAGIVEFDNRVSAGKLTTRTESIEPLSLHFAYVGVAIGIGYVIQQALIFLETTTWGPLTGTYLLEFIPLFPFAMIGGIFLQIFLDKFDIYRTLDRDLIVRIQGFSLDVLIVSAIATLSLTIIGENLIPFLILAVVGIIWNLVAFIYLAPIMFPSYWFERGSGNFGQSMGMTATGILLMKLSDPDNKSPALEGFGYKQLLFEPIVGGGIFTAASVTLIFQFGPEVVLVFSLVMLLLWLGIGLFYFRKK; this is encoded by the coding sequence ATGTCACCAGAACTAATAGCTGTTAGTTTTTTAATTCTGGGGTTAGTTTTACTTTCTGGCAAATGGATCCGGGTAATATCCACCCCACTTCAAAAACTGTTTCTTCCCAGCTCTATTATTGGGGGATTTGTAGCCCTTTTTTTAGGCCCGGAAGTTCTGGGAAACATAGTTACTTGGTTGGGCTTTGGAAATTCTTTTCTTTCCAAAGGAATTTTTCCACTGGAAGTTCTAGAGGTGTGGAGTGTTCTTCCCGGTCTTTTCATTAACATTATTTTCGCTTCTTTATTCTTGGGGAAGAAACTGCCAAGTATTCAGAAGATCTGGCGTATAGCCGGCCCCCAAATTGCCCATGGGCAGACCATTGCTTGGGGACAGTATGTTTTTGGGATATTAGTTACCATGCTCATTTTAACTCCTTTTTTTGCGTTAGATCCCATGACAGGGGCATTAATAGAAATAGGATTCGAAGGAGGTCATGGGACTGCTGCAGGTATGGCTGGAACTTTTGAAGAACTAGGATTTTATGGAGGGTCTGATTTAGCACTGGGCTTGGCAACCATTGGATTAATATTTGGAGTAATATTAGGAATTATTTTAATGAACTATGCTGTAAAAAGAGGTAAAACAGAAATAATTACTAATGAGAGAGAAATATCACTTAAAGAACAGGCAGGAATTGTTGAATTTGATAATCGAGTTTCTGCCGGTAAATTAACCACACGAACTGAGTCAATTGAACCATTATCCCTGCATTTTGCCTATGTGGGAGTGGCCATAGGGATAGGGTATGTTATACAGCAAGCCCTGATTTTCCTAGAAACTACAACTTGGGGACCTTTAACTGGAACTTACCTCCTAGAGTTCATTCCCCTCTTCCCTTTTGCCATGATTGGAGGCATTTTTCTGCAGATATTTCTGGATAAATTTGATATTTACCGGACTTTGGATCGGGATTTAATTGTAAGAATCCAGGGATTTTCACTGGATGTGTTGATCGTAAGCGCCATAGCCACCCTTTCACTAACTATTATTGGAGAAAACCTAATACCATTCTTAATTCTGGCAGTGGTAGGTATAATCTGGAATTTGGTGGCATTCATTTATTTAGCACCCATCATGTTCCCCAGCTACTGGTTTGAAAGAGGTTCAGGGAACTTTGGGCAATCCATGGGCATGACTGCCACTGGAATCCTTCTAATGAAACTATCAGATCCAGATAACAAGTCACCTGCCCTGGAAGGTTTTGGTTATAAACAATTGCTGTTTGAACCCATTGTAGGGGGAGGAATTTTCACTGCAGCCTCTGTTACCTTAATATTTCAATTTGGACCTGAAGTTGTACTGGTGTTTTCCTTGGTAATGCTTTTATTATGGTTGGGGATTGGGTTATTTTATTTTAGGAAAAAATAA